The nucleotide window GACATGAAAATGGAAGCACTGATATATTTTTCTTATTTATTGCAGTTAGGACAAAACGCAAATATTAAAAGTAAGGAAATCCTCCAACTGCCAACTTCAGCAAAGGACCCCAAATCTGGACTAAAATGCAGTCTCATCGGATGGGGACAACCCAATTCAAAGGATAAATCACGTTCTGAAGTTTTGAAAGAAGCAGAAGTAACAGTGTTGGATCGGAAAACCTGTAATAGTAACAAGTATTATAACAGGAGACCGGTTATAACAGACAACATGATATGCGCCACTGATAAAAAGGGGAAGAAAGATTCCTGCTTGGTAAGTTACACACATTAAATTAAAAGGCCAAAATAACGGGAAAATATATGATGCAATAATATATGCTACCCTTATACAAATGTCTGACGTGGATATCATAAATATTATTTAATTCAAAGAAATGGTAGGACACATAGGGATGGAGTTGCCGACTGCTATAGGGCTGTGGGCATTTTGTGCCGGGTTCTCTCCCCAGCCCTTCTTCCCCACTGCGAGCCGCAAGAATCGGGGGCAGAGCTGGCAGAAGCTTTCCCCACGCCCGCTCACTCTCCCCACGCACCCGCCCACTCTCCCCACGCACCCGctcactctcccccacacacccgctcactctccccacacacccactcactctcccCACGCACCCGCCCACTCTCCCCACACACCCGCTCACTCTCCCCACACACCCGCTCACTCTCCCCACACACCTGCTCACTCTCCCCACACACCCGCTCACTCTCCCCCACGCACCCGCTCACTCTCCCCACACACCCGCTCACTCAAGCATAATTTCTAAAATTCTTTTTCCATAGGTGGATGCGGGAGACCCATTAATGTGCAAAAAAAAGACATTGAGCTGGAAGAAGGAGGTTGTCGGTGTTTCTGCAGCCAGAAAGGAATGTGGAAATTCGAAAAAACCCGGCATATATATCCGGTTAACAGACAAATATCTCTCCTGGATCAAGGCAAAAATTGGAGTTGTGAATTTTAGTAAGCCAGCAGAACAAATCTAACAGGAAGATGTGTTTGTCACTTTTTATAAAGTAACTTGTTTATCTGTGAAATGAATTAGAAGGAATTTGATATATTAAATATGTTTCCAAAACTTCAAGGTCACTTGAATGTTAAAGAAACTCAAAATAATTGGGGAGTTTTTCCATATGTAAAAACGACTTATTATTGATGACACCGTGTTAGTTTGTGCTTTTGAACGTTCTGGCCACATACACCTTCCATGTTCATTTTTTAACAGGTCATACTGTTAACAATCATTCCTCTCCTATACGACCATTATCTCTATGTTACATTgacattaattttatttgttcCCACTTGTAGACAATTCTATGGACATTATTGATTCCATTTTCTCTGCTGATGTTCCCATGGACATGGTGTTAACTGTATGACTACTTCAAATGCTGCCAGAGAATCTGGGAAATGTGTTGAACAGGACTCAGCACAAACTGTCATAAAATCTTGTTTCCCTGATTGTACCTGATCTGGGTTGAGACCCTCATGGGCAGAAAAGGAGAAAAATTCCCGAAACATGCTGAGAAAACACGTCACATAATGGAATTAGAAGGGATTCATGTTTCTGCTACTGTATATTTTACTGCAAAGTTATTTTCTATTAATTCATTTTGCCTGGCTTTTTTAATTTTTGACAATTAAAAGCAATCATATATATTTGTGCAAATTTAAGTTATGCACAATGTGGGAACTAGCAAAAATGCTGAAAGCCTATGTATAattttatttatctatttgtatTCTTAAAATATCTGTAATAACCCTTGCTAAATCCTTTTCATGGAAAAATTGCCAGTGCTGATGATGAACATTTGATTGTAATCTCCATAGAAACTGTATCCTTGTGATATTGCTTATGGCTAATGCAAAATAACATCTTTAGAATACTATTCTTTGCTGTGGCTCCATTTATTAACTCACGGAGATTTTGGGAGAGATAACTTTGAGAGAACAAGTTACTTCTCCAGGTGGGAACAGGAGGAATGCTGTCCTCTTGGGTCTAACCCCACCTACCTCCACTTTTACCCAGATCATTCAGGCTTTAACCTGAATTAAATTATGGTTTAATACCTTGGTCAGACATTAAATGATGGCATGAACTGCACCCACACAACtattgcaaaaaaacaaaacacatttaACTCATAAATAGGGTTCTACTGCACTCACACCAGAGCTTTTGTGACGGAGTGGGGGGTGTTGCAGGAAAATTGATTTGCTTGCAAATTTGTGTACTATGATGAAATCGGAACCCAACTGCAATTCTGAGGTGAAAATGAGGGAGTAGGGATTACACACCCTGGGAAGCATCGATTGTCTACAAGTACTGAGTGCTGGAACAATATCAGGGATCCAGCTGTTGGTTTCTACTGATCAGCCAGTTCAGTGTTGGATCTGATCAGTCTTCCAAACTGGAATCCCTGGGATAGAGGAAATGTTGCAGTGGCACTTCTGGCCCAGCAGTGGTAACAGGAGGTTGGGCCCTCTGAATACCTCATGCATCCTGCGAACAAGAAGGACCAGTGGCTGAGCATGTTCTGCCTACCTACTATGTGCTTGTTTTCCGCGGGTTCCAAAAATTGGCTATAAAATTTATATTTCTGACTTCATCAAGTTTTTACCTTTTTTTAAGTTCTCATTGAGATAAACTATTTAAGCATATTTTATTTCCAGCCAATCCTCGCACCagtctttatttgtcatttttcTAATCTGGATTCTTAGAACATTGAGACTATTCTGCTGACAATATTTCATGTtagaatcattgagtcatagattaatactgcatggaaccaggtccttggcccaatttgttcataccgaccaagataccccatctacttTAGCCCTATTTGACCTGTATCGTTCAaaacctctaaatctttcctgtccatgtacctgtccaaatttagtTTACTTTTTGTTATTACACCTTCCTCAACCCTTCACATGGCAGCACATTCCGTATACCCACACCCTATTTATTGTTCCTTGGGATCCTATTAAATttgatcttaaatctatgccctctagttcttgaatgtCCTTTCCTAGGAAAAAGACTCCACGCATTCATcccatctatttccctcatgattgtTGTACATTTCAACAAGATCACCCCTaagcatcctgcgctccaaggaatagagcacTAGTGTGCCTAACCTCTCCTGATAGCTTGGGCTCTCTAgctttggcaacatcctcgtaaatcttctctgcactctttccagcttaatgacatccttctaacatcagggtgaccaaaactgaacacaatgctcaccaacatcttatacaactgcaatataacttcccaacttctacactaaatgccctggctgatgaaggccagcataccaaaagctttcaccACCACCGTACCCACCTGCGATGCcacagggaactatgtacctacactcctagacccctctgccgTTCAACACACTGAAAGGCCTTAAGGGTAACTATGAATGTCtttccctggtttgacttcccaaaatgcaatacttcACACATTTGCACCTGCATCGTGAGCCATTCCTCGGCCCCTTGCCCAGCTgaacaagatcctgctgtaattcttgataactatcttcacATGATACCACCCatttcagtgtcatctgcaaagttgttAATCATGCCTGGGACATTTTCAAAAAGTCTCTCGTACAAAGATTTGTGAACCGGTCTGGTTCTTCCTTGCTCTCTGTTTTGCTTCTGATGTTTGCATAGAACATTGAGCATAGgaacaggcatttcagcccataatgactgtgccaaacatgaggccgagataaactaatctcatctgtctacacatgatccatatccctccattcactggatatctgtgtgcctatctaaaagcctcttaaacggcactgtcatatctgcccccaccaacaccctggcagtgcatttcagacactcaccactccctgtgtaaaacacttgccccgcaaATCTCATTTTAAATtttacccttctcaccttaaagctgtgccttcttgtctttgacatttccaacctgggagaaaggttctaatTATCTTCCCTATCTATGACTCTCATGATTTCAAatgcttccatcaggtctcccctccaaCTCCAGTATTTCAGGAATGTGGAAACAATCCAAgcgaggggagggatgggggaagagagagtagaggggagagaggatggaggggagagaggaggggggagagaggggggagagaggaggggggggga belongs to Leucoraja erinacea ecotype New England chromosome 1, Leri_hhj_1, whole genome shotgun sequence and includes:
- the LOC129696339 gene encoding granzyme K-like yields the protein MSLKLHNTTSSSKCNKSSSLFSHQQMDNMISMLQAALVALVATVLAGQGYDCMEIIGGHDAKPYSKPFMVSIQANNKHVCGGSLIHVKWVLTAASCLQLVKKKRSIVILGPQSQQKKDKTEQKIPIKNFFPHPEFKNALDNDIMLLELGQNANIKSKEILQLPTSAKDPKSGLKCSLIGWGQPNSKDKSRSEVLKEAEVTVLDRKTCNSNKYYNRRPVITDNMICATDKKGKKDSCLVDAGDPLMCKKKTLSWKKEVVGVSAARKECGNSKKPGIYIRLTDKYLSWIKAKIGVVNFNNSMDIIDSIFSADVPMDMVLTV